The Desmospora profundinema sequence GCAATTTAAGGATGAATCACTGTGATCTAGGGCTGATATGAATACCGTCACTCTCTCGCCAATCAGCGTAAAATATATCCTTTTCATTGTCATAGTGATGGGCTTCCAACTGCTTTTTTAACCAGTTCTGATCAAAACCGAGTTTACGTAAGTTATCCAATAATATTTCACCGTCGATAATCAAGGAAGTGGGTAGGTCAACCTGATTTTCCGGAAGGTTGAAGTCTTGCTTTACGGGTTGTTGATACTTGGATTTTAGTAAGACCGTTATTTCACCATTGGGTTCCAAAATTCCGTATTGGACTTCACGTACCGAAAAAACATCATCTTGTCGTAGCAAGCTTAATACTTGATTCATATCTAACTTATTCTTTTTAAGCTCCTCACGGTCGATCATACCATTCCGAATGATAATGGAAGGATCGCCTACCAAATAAGAACGTGTCCATTTCATTTTTTGACTGATAAACTCTACACCCCACATGAGAACCGTCCACACTCCGAGGGCGTATACGAAAACCAAAATGCCCACATGTTGTTCATAAAGCATAT is a genomic window containing:
- a CDS encoding DUF421 domain-containing protein, encoding MEEVHIGLLTIKLVLGFIALFIVIKVTGRTSINQLTPFHLVFVFVLGELVGNMLYEQHVGILVFVYALGVWTVLMWGVEFISQKMKWTRSYLVGDPSIIIRNGMIDREELKKNKLDMNQVLSLLRQDDVFSVREVQYGILEPNGEITVLLKSKYQQPVKQDFNLPENQVDLPTSLIIDGEILLDNLRKLGFDQNWLKKQLEAHHYDNEKDIFYADWRESDGIHISPRSQ